One genomic segment of Rivularia sp. PCC 7116 includes these proteins:
- a CDS encoding phage terminase large subunit family protein, which translates to MFTPVPVRDKKPTRKKRKINIGLWTAFSTVGAISVIGAVALMVGWKQQIPPRNQISAVQQAKTQVSQIREVYLEKLTRTDYNIDHLSSYSSVEGTSNLSGWRQMAAALWGQQLKSQISAMQSDEDSGFYRLHYMPALEIVKFNSLDVLLEAASGNDTFYWGYRKTDGTKVEEKIPIGAAAVMILGKLEAIDYAQNLESQPVVDLNQMLVQIRNVQEPYSLAQAQLLRARGYSDPVEQLAQVGEIREKIKKQQEERKLYLQEMKETVRPATPNPEDTQP; encoded by the coding sequence ATGTTTACCCCCGTACCCGTTCGAGATAAAAAACCAACTAGAAAGAAAAGAAAGATAAATATAGGGTTATGGACGGCTTTCTCCACTGTTGGAGCAATTTCCGTAATTGGTGCAGTAGCTCTGATGGTTGGCTGGAAGCAACAGATACCACCAAGGAATCAAATTTCAGCCGTACAGCAAGCTAAGACACAAGTATCTCAAATACGTGAAGTCTACCTAGAAAAACTTACTCGTACTGACTATAACATTGACCATCTTTCCAGTTACTCTTCTGTTGAAGGTACGTCTAATTTGAGCGGTTGGCGACAAATGGCAGCAGCATTATGGGGTCAACAACTTAAAAGTCAAATATCTGCGATGCAGAGCGATGAAGATTCTGGTTTTTACCGTCTTCATTATATGCCTGCATTAGAGATAGTTAAATTCAACTCCCTGGATGTTTTGCTAGAAGCGGCTTCGGGTAATGATACCTTTTACTGGGGTTATCGCAAAACTGATGGAACGAAAGTAGAAGAAAAGATTCCTATAGGTGCGGCTGCTGTAATGATATTAGGGAAACTCGAAGCAATTGATTACGCGCAAAATCTGGAGTCTCAACCCGTAGTGGATTTGAATCAGATGCTAGTGCAAATCCGTAATGTTCAAGAACCATATTCCCTTGCTCAAGCGCAGTTATTGCGTGCCCGTGGATATTCAGATCCAGTTGAACAATTAGCTCAAGTAGGAGAAATTCGTGAAAAAATCAAAAAACAACAGGAGGAACGAAAACTTTATTTGCAAGAGATGAAAGAGACAGTCAGACCAGCTACTCCGAATCCAGAAGATACTCAACCTTAA
- a CDS encoding peptidoglycan DD-metalloendopeptidase family protein — MRIKLEIESNNTKTVDLEESGSNLSIDRNWGYAFATLALSIAIALPQVSKWVESQQPIRLLQRLAKNTNKLTDSKSTAFPTIKGSPITSGFGWRIHPITRERKFHSGIDFGASKGTPIYAFEAGLVEFAGWRGGYGKAVIINHGAGKSTLYGHASKLFVRQGERVVAGKKIGKIGSTGMSTGPHLHFEVRLNNKPVNPRPYLEKHKVNSNYSPRMQAFLATIRWAETGTSGTQSYRQLVFNGTFDNFSTHPLIKQCAPINGKKTCSTAAGAYQMLDKSWWDLQPKLNLPDFSPESQDRMAIEYIRRNRAISDVESGNFTQAACKVGKIWASFPCNSYNQNPKTINELSRYYRKQLSRRVVR, encoded by the coding sequence ATGCGAATAAAACTGGAAATTGAAAGTAACAATACCAAAACAGTAGATTTGGAAGAGTCCGGAAGCAATCTCTCTATCGATAGAAACTGGGGATATGCTTTTGCTACTTTGGCTTTGAGCATTGCGATCGCACTTCCCCAAGTTTCAAAATGGGTTGAATCCCAACAACCAATTAGATTACTCCAAAGATTAGCGAAAAACACCAACAAGCTTACCGATTCAAAAAGTACAGCTTTTCCCACAATAAAAGGTTCACCTATCACCAGTGGTTTTGGTTGGAGAATTCACCCTATTACTCGGGAACGTAAGTTTCATTCGGGTATTGATTTTGGTGCTTCTAAAGGTACTCCAATTTATGCATTTGAAGCAGGTTTAGTTGAGTTTGCTGGTTGGAGAGGTGGTTATGGAAAAGCTGTGATTATTAATCATGGTGCTGGTAAATCAACCCTTTATGGTCATGCTAGCAAGCTTTTTGTAAGACAAGGAGAAAGAGTTGTAGCAGGAAAAAAAATCGGCAAGATAGGAAGCACGGGAATGTCTACAGGACCGCATTTACATTTCGAGGTGAGGTTAAATAATAAGCCAGTTAACCCACGTCCCTATTTAGAAAAGCATAAAGTAAACTCTAACTATTCACCTCGAATGCAGGCTTTTTTAGCAACTATTCGCTGGGCTGAAACCGGGACAAGTGGAACCCAAAGTTATCGACAATTAGTTTTTAATGGCACTTTTGATAATTTTTCAACTCATCCGTTAATTAAACAATGTGCCCCAATTAATGGTAAGAAAACCTGTTCTACTGCTGCTGGTGCTTATCAAATGCTCGACAAATCTTGGTGGGATTTGCAGCCAAAGTTAAACCTGCCAGATTTTTCTCCTGAATCACAAGATAGGATGGCTATTGAATATATTCGTCGTAACAGGGCTATTTCTGATGTTGAGTCGGGCAATTTTACTCAAGCTGCTTGTAAAGTTGGTAAAATTTGGGCTTCATTTCCGTGTAATTCTTACAACCAAAATCCAAAAACTATAAACGAATTAAGTCGCTATTACCGAAAGCAATTGTCTCGGAGGGTTGTTCGTTAA
- a CDS encoding DNA translocase FtsK, producing the protein MSNYTNTEIHQAVTVLKSQGLSNRDILAEAEQLFDLDQQFYVANILQESDFGSKIIRPVKNYDHDYLFEIIYQAVISGTDYDQIINVCSEELNLEDLAFSKLALEYVLINRYISTYERDAFILELYKQYQESKSYQDLVKLADSTKNIYLKQLVYKTAELVAKKSGEIPSLSLPNSKTNPYNGNLISSTEQEIAEVEEKFNHKVGDTLVETLNDFGVSCSYVDTKVGPTFKRVKIKLKKGVSFKKVQGLGSDLVQQLGEELSFENPPMISVVPGAVVFDIPRLERQIAHFNDYVDLTSEININRIVIPGGVDVDGNYIEISLCDSNVYHTLGGGMTGGGKSQFEKAMVLYLALRYPPGLIKLALSDVKLVSLTCFNGLPHLIAPVAEDAANTLQIFNYLVAEQELRYEEFKQVGVENIKEYNQMFPDCPMPRIVSVTDECFDLLSDSSYKDSIEMDLMKLLAKAGAAGINIFLFTQRPDKDVIKPLIRSNCSGKVAFMVSRPEDSGIILGNPDDNRAASLLGSGDMLYKSPKGVMRLQGLFLGTKVDFGDYLKQAMSTPSENSCWDSGLEFSSFSIENTSNHQTRAKNSNKSTTDSLITNNQKEEFSFDIKLDDLIKSQIHSLHSRGYELHQILQEVFNLSRSDGRKYRRIRDIVAEFIAGLEERNKDDI; encoded by the coding sequence ATGTCAAATTATACTAACACCGAAATTCATCAAGCTGTTACCGTTCTTAAATCACAGGGATTATCTAACCGAGATATTCTTGCAGAAGCAGAACAATTATTTGATTTGGATCAACAGTTTTATGTTGCAAATATCCTTCAAGAATCGGATTTTGGTAGTAAGATTATTCGTCCAGTTAAAAACTACGACCATGATTACTTATTTGAAATTATTTACCAAGCCGTAATAAGTGGTACCGATTATGACCAAATAATTAATGTTTGCTCGGAAGAATTAAACTTGGAAGATTTAGCTTTCTCCAAGCTAGCATTAGAGTATGTTTTAATTAATCGATATATCAGTACATATGAAAGAGATGCTTTCATTCTTGAACTATATAAGCAATATCAAGAAAGTAAATCCTATCAAGATTTAGTTAAGCTTGCTGATTCTACCAAGAACATTTATCTAAAACAGCTAGTTTATAAAACAGCCGAATTAGTCGCTAAGAAAAGCGGAGAAATTCCATCTTTATCTTTACCGAACAGTAAAACAAATCCCTACAACGGTAATTTAATCAGTAGCACCGAACAAGAAATTGCTGAAGTCGAAGAAAAATTTAATCATAAGGTGGGTGACACCTTAGTCGAAACTCTTAATGATTTCGGTGTTAGCTGTAGCTATGTCGATACTAAAGTTGGCCCCACCTTCAAACGTGTCAAAATCAAATTGAAAAAAGGAGTTAGTTTTAAGAAGGTTCAAGGACTTGGTAGCGATTTGGTTCAGCAATTGGGAGAAGAATTGAGCTTTGAAAACCCACCGATGATATCTGTTGTACCGGGTGCTGTTGTGTTTGATATTCCCAGACTTGAACGACAGATAGCCCATTTCAACGATTACGTTGACTTAACAAGTGAGATTAATATTAATAGAATAGTTATCCCCGGTGGTGTGGATGTTGATGGTAACTATATTGAAATATCACTTTGCGACTCAAATGTTTACCATACTTTGGGAGGGGGTATGACTGGTGGAGGAAAGAGCCAGTTTGAAAAAGCAATGGTTCTTTATTTAGCATTGCGCTATCCTCCCGGTTTGATCAAACTTGCTTTAAGTGACGTTAAATTAGTATCTCTGACTTGCTTCAATGGACTTCCCCATCTCATAGCACCCGTTGCAGAAGATGCAGCCAACACCCTGCAAATTTTCAACTATTTGGTAGCAGAGCAAGAACTTCGCTACGAGGAATTTAAACAGGTGGGAGTTGAAAATATTAAAGAGTACAATCAGATGTTTCCCGATTGTCCCATGCCTCGTATAGTTTCTGTAACAGACGAATGTTTTGATTTACTTTCAGACAGTAGCTACAAAGACTCAATTGAAATGGATTTGATGAAGCTGCTAGCTAAAGCCGGTGCTGCGGGAATCAATATTTTTCTGTTTACCCAACGTCCTGATAAAGACGTAATTAAACCTCTGATTAGATCAAATTGTTCGGGTAAAGTTGCTTTTATGGTATCCCGTCCAGAAGATAGCGGGATTATTCTAGGTAATCCCGATGATAACCGTGCTGCTAGTTTATTGGGTAGTGGTGATATGCTTTATAAGTCTCCTAAAGGTGTTATGCGTCTTCAGGGTTTATTTTTGGGTACAAAAGTAGATTTTGGGGATTATCTTAAGCAAGCAATGAGTACCCCTAGTGAAAATTCTTGTTGGGATTCCGGGTTAGAATTTTCTAGCTTTTCAATTGAAAATACTTCTAATCATCAAACGAGAGCTAAAAATTCAAATAAATCCACAACTGATTCGCTTATTACAAATAATCAGAAAGAAGAATTTTCTTTTGATATTAAGCTTGATGATTTAATTAAGTCTCAAATTCATTCTCTCCACAGCCGAGGTTACGAACTGCATCAAATATTACAAGAGGTATTTAATTTATCGCGTTCTGATGGTAGAAAGTATAGGCGAATCAGGGATATTGTTGCTGAATTTATTGCTGGTTTGGAAGAGCGAAATAAAGATGATATTTGA